The genomic segment AGGATTTCACAAGACCTCGACGCGCACGGGTGCGCGACTATCGAAGACATGCTTTCCCGGCAGGAATGCGAGGCGCTGACGGCGCTGTATTCGATGGAGGAACTCTTCCGCAGCAAGGTGGTGATGGCCCGGCATGGTTTCGGACGTGGCGAGTACAAGTATTTCGCCTATCCGTTGCCCGACATCGTCGCTGGCATGCGCACGAGTCTCTACCCGTATCTCGCGCTGATCGCCAATCGCTGGAATGACACAATGGGCATCGACATCCGCTACCCCGAACAGCACGCGGATTTCATCGCGCGCTGCCATGAGGCGGGTCAGCTGAAGCCCACGCCGCTGCTGCTTGCCTACGGCGCGGACGATTATAACTGCCTGCATCAGGATCTCTACGGCGAGCACGTGTTTCCGCTGCAGGTCGCGATTCTTTTGTCCGCGCCTGAGCGCGATTTCACGGGCGGCGAATTCGTGCTCACCGAACAGCGTCCGCGCATGCAGTCGCGGCCGGAAGTCGTACCGTTGCGCCAAGGCGACGCGGTGGTGTTCGCCGTCAATCAGCGTCCGGTGCGGGGAGCGCGCGGTGTGTATCGGGTCAGGCTTAGGCACGGCGTAAGCCGCGTGCGCGCGGGGCGACGTCACACCCTGGGCGTCATTTTCCACGACGCGACGTGATCGATTTCAACGACGTTGAAGTTGAGTCTGTCATGTCGAGCGGAGCGAGACATCATGCGCCGTCGCTCGCGGGAACCTGGCGCGCCTTACAAGATTCCTCCCGGAGCCTGCGCCTTGAGCCCGCGCCGAAGCGGTCGGAATGGAAATAGAGGACGCATTCGGCGTGGATTTATGTCAGGAGCCGTTGGCGCCTGGCGCGGTGGTGCTGCGAGGCTTCGCGCGCGCGGATGAAGCGGCGTTGCTGGCGGCGTTGCAAGGGGTGATCGAGCAGGCGCCGTTTCGCCATATGATCACGCCGGGCGGGTTTCGCATGTCGGCGGCCATGACCAACTGTGGCGCGTACGGCTGGGTTTCGGATAGAAGCGGGTATCGCTACGATCCCGCTGATCCCGAGCGCGGCGCAAGGTGGCCGCGTATGCCGGATGCGTTCTTGACGCTTGCGCACGATGCGGCGGCGCAGGCGGGGTTCGAGCGCTTTGTGCCAGATGCGTGCCTGATCAATCGCTACGAACCTGGCGCAAGACTCTCGCTGCACCAGGACAAAGACGAACAGGACTTCGATGCGCCTATTGTGTCGGTGTCGCTCGGGCTTCCCGCCGTTTTTCTGTTTGGCGGATCGAAACGGGCCGATAAACCGAACCGCGTGCCATTGACGCATGGCGATGTGGTGGTGTGGGGCGGGTCGGCCAGACTTCGCTATCATGGGGTCGCGCCGCTGAAGGCAGGGCATCACCCGTTGCTGGGCGACCATCGCATTAACCTGACGTTGCGCAAGGCGGTTTGAGATTCATCGAACACCGCTTTACTCCAGGGGCTCACGCCAGGATGCGGCATTAGTTAAACGTTAT from the Gammaproteobacteria bacterium genome contains:
- a CDS encoding 2OG-Fe(II) oxygenase; the protein is MLSRQECEALTALYSMEELFRSKVVMARHGFGRGEYKYFAYPLPDIVAGMRTSLYPYLALIANRWNDTMGIDIRYPEQHADFIARCHEAGQLKPTPLLLAYGADDYNCLHQDLYGEHVFPLQVAILLSAPERDFTGGEFVLTEQRPRMQSRPEVVPLRQGDAVVFAVNQRPVRGARGVYRVRLRHGVSRVRAGRRHTLGVIFHDAT
- the alkB gene encoding DNA oxidative demethylase AlkB — translated: MEIEDAFGVDLCQEPLAPGAVVLRGFARADEAALLAALQGVIEQAPFRHMITPGGFRMSAAMTNCGAYGWVSDRSGYRYDPADPERGARWPRMPDAFLTLAHDAAAQAGFERFVPDACLINRYEPGARLSLHQDKDEQDFDAPIVSVSLGLPAVFLFGGSKRADKPNRVPLTHGDVVVWGGSARLRYHGVAPLKAGHHPLLGDHRINLTLRKAV